The nucleotide sequence TAGCTGCTCTGCGGTTGCTCGGAAACAGATGGCCGAGAATATGCAAATCTATGCAGAATTTACATGCACTGCATAACAGTTATTTTAATTAGCATCTCAACTCTCCCCTCCCTTTCCATTCACTCTCCTCGTCTCTGAAGGCtgcagaacatttttaaaaaccccACTTTCTCACTTCCCTTTGAATTCAAACTCCTCTCCCTGTTTAAAGACCCCAGGCTCATTTTTCAGATGGCAGCTGAAGTAGCGCAGAGATTTTTTATCTTCAATGTATTTTTAGTTTTGGGCtcattttttggctgtttttcaaagttaatacattttgaatattcATCCAGCTTGAAAGGATTTGACCAGTTTTATCTCACACTGTCAACTTGCCTGGTATTatttaggggtgtaacgattcatccactacatccatgtatcgatttatattccggtgatccgactacatcgatctgtgctcggccaGTTGGCCTTCTGGACGACATATaccgatctaacatcgttttaaaaggtaataaattgtatcgatactaggaaataacgcattggatttaagcacggcagactttatatggatgtgtttttttgcacttttaatgataaagacattaaacgttactcaattcaggctgcctgtgtgtgacgtcatcgccacgcgccaggcgacaacaaaacatagcatggcggatggcagaggagaagccggcgagcgagaAATTATCctgccaccattgcggtccagcaacactttggcttttgcaaagacggagatgttctaaataagggtccctgtttgtaggatatgttaAGGTCAATTAAAGTACCACAGCAAcacgacaaatctatccaaccacctactaaggcgccatgggatttcacacaacattTATATCCATAAATAATTTacacctgattcccttacaagaaacaagaggagtctaggactgtccagtatcaaggtatttatttcacagtcacactggttgaattttttggctaaaaagttactgaatcgtttcagaccgtatcgttctaaatgaaccaacattgtcctttaatcgtatcggcaaccatgAATTGTGATACCAATTGAATCGTtattaaaaagaatcgttacacccctagtatTAATTATAGTAAGATCTCCTCTAAGccccccttccctcctccttttttgCTTCACCTCCACTAGTCTAAGGCGGAAGACTCGAGTGCACTTCCCACCTCCGTCCAGCAGAGCGTTTTGCCTCAAACCCAGCTAATGTTGGCGGGAGGACAGATTGCTGGAGTAAGTGTCCTGTTGCCTCATTGCTATGAATCAAATCCTAATCACACAGCCATGCATCTGGGGTTCCCCCATCAGCACGATGAATCCAGGCTGACAGTGTGGGTGATGACATGACAGCTTTGCTTTGATCCTGTGGCTCAGGCTTGGTGTCTCTTCTTCCTGTTTGCctgctcatcatcatcatcatcatcatggttGTCCAGCTGTGTCCACATTCCTCCATGGGCAGAAAATGGAGGGATGTGTTTGGACAGACACGTTTGGGTCCAACCGCACAACGCATTTCATATATCCATCCATGCTTTCCCTGAGAACAGTTTTCGAAACCAGACTGCGGCTGCGGTTGTCGTGCTATGTGGGGTTTTAATGTGTACCATGCATGTGGACTTGAGTTTGAACATGACATCAACATGTTCATCTGCACTTGTGCCTGGCTCAGCTGCATGAGTCTTCTTTTCATTTGACTGTCAGGGCTCATTTTAGTGTTGATACTGTAAAGTGTGAATACTTGATACCAAAATGAAAAGATAGATTTAAGAACAAGATGTTGACAAAAAGTCACACTCTGGTTTAATAATCTGCTCTTAAAGATGATTGATCTCATGACTGTACACTGAAAAGgccattaaaacaacaacatatgacACAGCCATTGTACTCAGTGAGTCTAAGCCGACACGTCAAGACTACTGTGTAGAATTGTTGGTTATATTTTGTCAAAACTTTCTTTTTGGTATCAAAGCCTTTCAACTTAGATATCGTGACAACACTAACACATCTAATCTCAATGATGTAACTAGAGCCGGGCGATAAATACATCTTttattcattacattttttatttcaaggcaacttcttaaaataaaattcaacgGCACAGAGCTGCCACTGACCAcctcctctgctgtgtttcaaaAACATGGACACTCTAGACTCCGTAAGTCCGAGCAACACAAGAGCTTGTGCTTGTACATAGGTATAATGCCAATGTGGCAGCGTGTGCGAGCACTAACTAAAGAGGAGTGTAGTGATAAAAATGGCCTCCTCAGTCATCTGGGAGTGATTCAGTTTTTGTTTGAGCAACTTCAAACACCTATGGTCCTCTGAAATAAGTCCATGACATTTTAGAGCGACAGTAGACTGTTAATTTAAGAAGAACACAGTCCATAGAGAGATGCGTGTGATGCTGTGAGCTGCACAGAACAGCAGAATTAACACCAGCAAAAGCATTACACATCATTTGTAGTGAAAAAATAAAGGTCATAAAGTTTTGTCTTCATCACCCAGCTCTAGAGTTAGAAGGAAACTAGTGTGTCAAAGtgagtgtttctgtctgttcacCCCTCACTCTCATCCTGACTTTGTTCaccgtctctctttctttcttcttttctgtctgtcttccttGGCTCTCCAGTTGACCCTGACCCCAGCGCATCAGCAGTTGTTGATTCAGCAGGCTCAGGCTCAGCTCCTGGCCGCCGCCGTGCATTCAGCCAGCCAGCAGAACAACGGGGCCAGCATCTCAGCCTCTGCAGCCACCCCCATTACCCAGCTGCCCCTGTCGCAGCCCATCCAGCTCGCTCCGGTAGGTCACATCACCTCACATACCTAACAGGTGTTGACTGAAACTGAGACTACATCCTCGTTTATACAGATTTAAAAACtgattgtttttctctgttttcaaaaataattcTGTCCACACCAGAGtagtttttgaatatttctctgtCCACATGACAAAGCTGAAACACTTGAAATGCCTACAAAAGCATGTTAGGCCAGTAGGTGGCAATGATGTGTAATCAATCCGTCATGTCCAACACCGTAGATGAACATTGTGCATCATTGAGCATCTTCTTGTAAACAGTGTTATTTAATAAAGTGTCTACAGAGTTAGAGTTTATATTGAGAAAGAACAGCGAGGTATCCTTGTTAACATGCAATGACATCTAACAGCATTGAGCAGGCGTAAACAGGTAGCCTGCTATCTTGCTGTATGAGATAATGACAtcagtgagtttttaaaaatctccaccctggattgtgtttttttaagacttCTGCTTTCAGTGACCTAAAGCTCTGATACAAGGACAAAGcccagagaaaaaaatctgcatttttacAAATATTCACAAACATGTGGGCGGggcctaaatgttaaattcatcACTCAAATCCAGATTATGATGTTTTACTCAAATTCTGTAAGTAGAATGATTTCCACATTGAGTTCACAAAGCAATAAAGGTGTATATTAGATCAACTTTACTGAAAagaaagtgaggaaaaaaaattgcTGTCcgtaaaaaaacagctttatttTTCAGTTCAGTAAATGTCATAAACAACCAATAAAGCTTAGTTATGGCAAATTCTATTCTGTGCTCAGAAGACAGCTAACATCATCATATGTATGTCACATGAAGGATTCAAGTTTGTACTTggaacttttatttattatatactttttggggcttttgcagcttttttcaaagaggggaggacagtggatagagcaggaaacttgggaagagtgggggaatgacatgcgggacaGGGACTCTGAGCTGGAATCAAACTTGGCTCCCAGGGCACGCATTTTAACCATAAGGCTAAATCAGCGGCCaaaaattgtacatttttaGTTATGCAAAAATGATTGTGCTGAAACACACATCCAAGGTGTTCTTAAAAACGCACTACAATTCAGACTCTGAAGATATGCCAACATCGATATGTTAGTCCCTAACTTTATCTGCACCTTAATAATAATGTTCACACTGTCCGTGTGCTGCAATGAGTTTTTTCCCTTTAAttcttaatatattttaatCAGGATTAAAGTAAAACtgcattcataaacacacacactgtatcagAGTAGATGAACAAACAGAGACCACATACAGTATGCTACATATGAGGAGCAGCTGCAATGGCACCACAACAacacatggtgtgtgtgttaggtCGCAGTCAAAATGTGGTGATGTTGTGATTTTGTCTGATGAATGTTATACATGCCTTTTTATTCTGTTGGTTATTTTGGAAAATCATACATCATACATTTCTCGCAGCAGCTACAGCAGCAGAATCTCAGTATGCCACAGTTCCTTCTGCTGCAGCCTGGCCACCCGATCGCTACGCCGCTGCAGTCCACTCAGTTCATCATCTCACAGACGCCGCAGACCCAACAGAGTGAGCCATACACCTGCAcctcttttatttgttatttccCATTGTGTGATTCTGGTTTTATCTGAACTctaatctgtctgtctctctgtaggCATATTGCAAGCCCAGAGTCTTCTAACTCAACTACCTCAAAGCCAAGCTAACCTCCTGCCGACTCAACCAAGCATCACCCTTGCACCTCAGGTTGGTAACACCTCTTTTATCTGAAGAGTTATCTTCGCAGTTTTCAAAACTGTTTTCGTAGTGGTCGTTCTCACGCTGTTCTGTATCTTGCCGTTCTCTGTAGCCTGCAACTCCAACCCGCACAACAGCTGCCACACCTATTCAGACCCTGCCCCACAGTCAATCACCACCCAAACGGTTGGACACCCCTACTCTGGAGGAGCCAAGCGATCTGGAGGAACTGGAACAGTTTGCAAAGACCTTCAAACAGAGGCGTATCAAACTGGGCTTcacacaggtgtgttttaagACTGATTTATTAACGTGTGACTACGCTTAGATTCATGGTGCATGTGGCATTCAAAAGTTTACAGGTGAGTCTTTGGTTTCATATCTTTTGCATTTCTGTGTTCTCGTCTGTGATCAGGGGGACGTTGGCCTGGCCATGGGGAAACTGTACGGAAACGACTTCAGCCAAACGACCATCTCTCGCTTTGAGGCCTTGAACCTGAGCTTTAAGAACATGTGCAAACTGAAGCCACTGCTGGAGAAGTGGCTCAACGATGCAGGTTTGTCCCTGAACCCACCTGAATGAGCAACACTGACACTTTTAACATACATACTGTTCTGGATTGATCTTTTGTGATGTGCAGAAGGAAGCCTGAGTTGTGTAGTATTTTTTCAGGACCTTGTCTTtacctctcctcccctctttgtGTCGGTGCTGTTTGTGCAGAGAACCTGACATCTGACCAGGCCCTGTCCAGTCCCAGCGCTCTGGGCTCCCCCATGGGCATCGAGGGCATCAACCGCAGACGGAAGAAGAGGACCAGTATCGAGACCAACATCCGAGTGGCCTTAGAAAAGAGCTTTCTGGAGGTTAGAAATTCAAATTCCAAAGTTAGACATATCGATCCAATTGGGACAATAGAACTTTTTACTTGTGGGCATAAAGTACCTTAGGTATCATGCTTAAATGTTGATCAAGGTTACATAACTAATTTAAGAtggtatttatttaaaaacgaCAAAAGATGGTAGTTCCTTGAGTGCTCACAGGGAATCCCTGGCTCTTTTGCCCGCTTAAAGCAGAACCAAAAACCTACCTCTGAAGAGATCACCATGATCGCCGACCAGCTCAACATGGAGAAGGAGGTGATCCGGGTCTGGTTCTGCAACCGCcggcagaaagaaaagaggattaACCCCCCGAGCAGCGGCAACAGCGGAGGAGGCAACCCCATCAAAACCATCTTTACTCCCAGTAGCCCTTTGGTAAGGACGAACATGCTCGCACCTCTTGGTTTTTAAAAGATCTCTCTCAGATGGGGGTACATTCTTCAGTCTTGCCAAGGTTTCAGTGGGACTTAATGTTTTTTTGAAGCTCATTCAATTCCCCCTCTTCCTTCCCTGCCCAGGTGGCCAGCACAGCAAGCCTTGTGAACAGTCCAACTATTAACACACCCACCACTCTGACTGTAAGCACAGTGATGCCTCTCACCAGCAACAGCGTCTCCAATCTGTCTTtcacaggtgtgtttgtgtgtgcgtaccCTAATGAAACTGTCCATCCAGTCACCCAAAATCAGACTTTTAAGGTTAActtgtgttttctcttctcAAAGGCACAAACACGGCGTCCGTTATCTCCACAGCACCCGTGGTCACCACCACAACCAGCTCCCCATCTTTAAGCCCGTCGCCAACGACAATTCAgtccacacacaccacagagagcAAGCTCGGCACCCAATCACACACCATCCTCAACCACGTCCCAACATCACTAGCCACCACCTTAGGGACGAGCCAGGTGATGGTGGCGTCTCCGGGGCTGTCTGCGGCGCTGCAGGGTGCTGCCCAGTTACAAACCAGTGCTAGCTTTGCCGCTATggccgctgctgctgcagggctcAACCCGGGACTGATGGCCTCCTCCCAGTTCGCTCCAGGGTCAGTCACATGATACTCAAACAAGACTGATTATTAATATCTCAATGGTGTCCTTTCTGAATAATCTGAATGCATTTGAACAATAATTAataatgtctgtgttttgtttgtgtgtgcagggggGCCCTGCTTAATCTGACTCCTGGTGGCCTCATGAGTAACAGCACCCTGGCTACCATTCAAGGTATGTGAAGCAGCTCTGTTTGTATTAGGTTAGGTTATCCAGTAATGCTacgtttgtgtgagtgtgtgcgacTTTTGTTGCTAACTCGTAAATTAACAGAGACTTCTCAATAGACCGCCTCCCCCCACACAAATTCACCTTAtatcacctgcagagcatgtgtcagaCACTTGTCCGAACTTGTACATGAGTGGGAAGatgcaaacaagcaaacaaaacaacaaccctGAAATGGTTGGCAGCCTGtccatgtattattattaataataataataatattaatagctCGTGATGTCTGTGAGGCAATTGAGTAAACAGGGCGTTGCTGCCTCTGTTTGGGAAAAACTAccatatatttaaaataatccaGCATATTAAATGTCTCCCTGTCTAAGTACACTAACTCAaatctcctctgcagctctggcATCAGGCGGCGCAATTCCCATCACCTCTCTGGATGGAAGTAACCTGCTCTTCGCCAACACTTCTGCCGGTAACACGCCCAACCTGGTGACCACGCCGCTCTTCCTGAACCCCCAGAACCTGTCGCTGCTCACCAGCAACCCCGTCAGCCTGGTGCAGGCCGGGGCAGGGGGGCTGCACGTCACCACCGACGCTCATCATCAAGCCACCACGGCCGCCGTGCCTGTGCAAGCCTCGACCATAACCACTGCCTCCAAGGCTCAGTGAAGCCGGCCGGGGGCGGTCCGGCGTCCTGAATGAACGCCCTGTTCCTTGCGTCGTGCACTACTCTTATCACACCACGTAGGGAGCAGGGGAATCTGTAGGCTTCACTAACCACCCCACGTTCTTTCCATTGTATCTATCATTATTTAATCCTTTCTGCTGCCACCAAAAAGAAAGCAGCCTCAGAtgaggttgtgtttttttttttttttttggtttgtttcttgtcttttattttatgatcgatggatgtttttttttgtttttgttattttccacAAACAGTAGCCAGATGGACTCTGTTGTTGGCCTGTTTTGCTCACGAACCTTGACAAGTGTCcaggaaggaaaaaaatctCCTCGGCACCATCAAGCTTTTCACATTTTGTACATATATATCCTCCTCTTTCCAGGTCAGAGTTTTCTCTGAAATACTTCTAACCAAAAACTTTaggatttttctcttttaacatTCAAACTAAACTGATTTTACTACGAATTTTACAATACTCATCATCACTAATGGGGGTTTGTGTGTCGCCCCATCTTTACTTATCtctttttagtttgtttgttttgacaggCCTTGACGTAAATCATATCAAATTTGTATTGTAGAGACCTTTTTTCTTCAACTTTTGCTGTCTATATTTTTGACATTCAGAACTTTGTAAGTCTAATATTAAGTTAAGAGTTAAATATCAATTTTTAATCGTGGTTAtaaggctttaaaaacaagtaataaGTGGCCGATATAAAGGTTATCATTGCTTTAAGAGCCGGAGGGACCATTGGGTCTCTCTGAGTCTCTCTTTCTGGAAACACTGACTTTTACACTTTGCTGCAGTGGCTAAGTATCCGAGCAGCTTTTGTAAAACGGCGGTCTGGGTGCGGATCATTGACACTGATGGAAACTTACTGAAAACGTTGCAGTGAGAGCTTTAAAAAGAGCTGCAGGCATGCAGTCCTGTGTCTGATTGAGGGTGATTTGTTTTGGATGGTGGTCCAATGGATAACTGTATATTATGTTTGGGTTCAGAGGTAGAAACTTAAAGTCTGCATGTGTTGTCTTCAGCTCAGGCAGATACTGAAGAGTTCAGTACCTGCGTGATCCACGAGGCTCTGTGGCTGACCGGTCTGTTAATGTGAGGACTCGTCAGTCGTCATGGCCTTCATACCAAATGTTTGGTGGCTTTTGGCTCGGTGGGGTTgtcgtgttgtgttgttttcttttttaatagtAGTACCGTCGTATCTACTTGTGCACAGTATCTGTACCAAAAAACTGGATTGATGAGCTGCAGTCTGCCTGTTTTGAATGaacttctgtcttttctttttcctgtctgCAGTCATCTGACTGGCTTACGTACTTTAAGATATACcaaaaatatttgttaaaaTAATTGCTGTGTAGTCGGTGTAGCTTAGTCTAGTCAACATATTTATGAGTACAGAATCTCACTTCATCGTCAACAGTATATAGAAATGCAATATTTTGATGATAATTTCCAAAGATgaccttttttgttgtttttttgaattTGACAAAGTGTCTCATGGCTCAGCTTTTCGATTGGCAGCACaactgaccaaaaaaaaaaaaaagggggttgTGGGGTTGGGCATGAGACAGAAGTTTCTTTTTACTCTTTATGAATTGGTTTTTAATACTGGGGCCTCGCCCCTAATGCCTGATCCTGGTTTTCTTTGGGCCATTTGATGGCTCCTTTTCCTTTCGACAGTTTCAGTAGCAGTTTTTGGCTTTTCTGAAGCATAGTGGAAAGCTTCTGTTTTTTGGTTTTGTACTAAGATTCAGCCATAAAACAACAGCTTGAACCAAAGTGGATTTCCTCAGTAGTTGCTGTGCCTGTTCCAGCACGGAATATGTGTACAAATGACTCCACACTGCTGataaatgatttttattttctcccaCTTTCACGGTCAACACCTGATATTCCTGATTTGGTGCTGCTGGATGAGGATTACACAAACTTAGCTTTAACAACCTGCTGCTGGTGCTCCTGGTGGAGCTGAGCTGTTGAGAGGCCTGCATGCTTTCTTATAGCTTTATGACTACATCCTGTGAAAATCAGGGTTTGTAGTTCTTTTAGACCCTTCTGTGTGGAGGGCTCATTTATGTAAATGCATAGTTGATCATCAGATAACATGCTCCCGCTTCCTCTCTGCGCCACCATTTTGAACCAGCATGCTACGAAACAATATGCTGCTCCCCTAAATCTGTCCGTGGACTCTGAAACCTGCCAAATTATCTCAGCCGACGCAGAGTCGGGCTAAGTGCTGTTAATGTGCTTCACATTCAGCTAAACCCCACATAAAAGCAGCAGCGTTCTGCCGCTTGAAGATAAAAATGAATTACAACACTGAGACTGTAAGCAGCAGAATTTGTCCACGTCCTCCTCTTGTCTACTTCTTTTCTGTTGTTGAATAATTTTGACTGAATATACCTCAGCAGCACTTAAACATAAGGTTCACTTTTAGACATTTCTGTGTATAGAACAGTGTAGAATGTATAAGTACTGTCTGGCTCGCCATTCAAAGTTTATACTGAAGAACCATACATAGGAAACATACAGAAAAGGACAACCTACTACTGCTATTTTCTAGTACTACTATTTATGGGGTATTTCCAGGTTTAGATATTATTTTGAGATCCTTCTTGCCAAAGTAAAAGCCTTTCTCTTTGCAGCTAGGCGGGTGTCGGGCTGCTCATGTTGCTGGTTTCCCTGTCTGTAAGGCCACGGCGGGCCTGTTCCTGTGCTGTCCGTACGCAGTCACTAAAGAGTCAAACGCGTGCTAGCAAGATGAACCAGTAGCCCTCGGCACCATAGGATGTTACTGAAATATTTATCTGAGGAAAGACTTAAGAATTAGAGAACTGATCTTTTCT is from Notolabrus celidotus isolate fNotCel1 chromosome 10, fNotCel1.pri, whole genome shotgun sequence and encodes:
- the pou2f1b gene encoding POU domain, class 2, transcription factor 1b isoform X4 produces the protein MADGGAASQDESSGPDAKVNNQSETTKCAMESGDENTGIQINGLDFQRHTVPTTSAITNAHAQALLQQLTLTPAHQQLLIQQAQAQLLAAAVHSASQQNNGASISASAATPITQLPLSQPIQLAPQLQQQNLSMPQFLLLQPGHPIATPLQSTQFIISQTPQTQQSILQAQSLLTQLPQSQANLLPTQPSITLAPQPATPTRTTAATPIQTLPHSQSPPKRLDTPTLEEPSDLEELEQFAKTFKQRRIKLGFTQGDVGLAMGKLYGNDFSQTTISRFEALNLSFKNMCKLKPLLEKWLNDAENLTSDQALSSPSALGSPMGIEGINRRRKKRTSIETNIRVALEKSFLEQNQKPTSEEITMIADQLNMEKEVIRVWFCNRRQKEKRINPPSSGNSGGGNPIKTIFTPSSPLVASTASLVNSPTINTPTTLTVSTVMPLTSNSVSNLSFTGTNTASVISTAPVVTTTTSSPSLSPSPTTIQSTHTTESKLGTQSHTILNHVPTSLATTLGTSQVMVASPGLSAALQGAAQLQTSASFAAMAAAAAGLNPGLMASSQFAPGGALLNLTPGGLMSNSTLATIQALASGGAIPITSLDGSNLLFANTSAGNTPNLVTTPLFLNPQNLSLLTSNPVSLVQAGAGGLHVTTDAHHQATTAAVPVQASTITTASKAQ
- the pou2f1b gene encoding POU domain, class 2, transcription factor 1b isoform X2; this translates as MADGGAASQDESSGPDAKVNNQSETTKCAMESGDENTGIQINGLDFQRHTVPTTSAITNAHAQALLQQLTLTPAHQQLLIQQAQAQLLAAAVHSASQQNNGASISASAATPITQLPLSQPIQLAPLQQQNLSMPQFLLLQPGHPIATPLQSTQFIISQTPQTQQSILQAQSLLTQLPQSQANLLPTQPSITLAPQPATPTRTTAATPIQTLPHSQSPPKRLDTPTLEEPSDLEELEQFAKTFKQRRIKLGFTQGDVGLAMGKLYGNDFSQTTISRFEALNLSFKNMCKLKPLLEKWLNDAVCAENLTSDQALSSPSALGSPMGIEGINRRRKKRTSIETNIRVALEKSFLEQNQKPTSEEITMIADQLNMEKEVIRVWFCNRRQKEKRINPPSSGNSGGGNPIKTIFTPSSPLVASTASLVNSPTINTPTTLTVSTVMPLTSNSVSNLSFTGTNTASVISTAPVVTTTTSSPSLSPSPTTIQSTHTTESKLGTQSHTILNHVPTSLATTLGTSQVMVASPGLSAALQGAAQLQTSASFAAMAAAAAGLNPGLMASSQFAPGGALLNLTPGGLMSNSTLATIQALASGGAIPITSLDGSNLLFANTSAGNTPNLVTTPLFLNPQNLSLLTSNPVSLVQAGAGGLHVTTDAHHQATTAAVPVQASTITTASKAQ
- the pou2f1b gene encoding POU domain, class 2, transcription factor 1b isoform X6, whose protein sequence is MADGGAASQDESSGPGIQINGLDFQRHTVPTTSAITNAHAQALLQQLTLTPAHQQLLIQQAQAQLLAAAVHSASQQNNGASISASAATPITQLPLSQPIQLAPQLQQQNLSMPQFLLLQPGHPIATPLQSTQFIISQTPQTQQSILQAQSLLTQLPQSQANLLPTQPSITLAPQPATPTRTTAATPIQTLPHSQSPPKRLDTPTLEEPSDLEELEQFAKTFKQRRIKLGFTQGDVGLAMGKLYGNDFSQTTISRFEALNLSFKNMCKLKPLLEKWLNDAVCAENLTSDQALSSPSALGSPMGIEGINRRRKKRTSIETNIRVALEKSFLEQNQKPTSEEITMIADQLNMEKEVIRVWFCNRRQKEKRINPPSSGNSGGGNPIKTIFTPSSPLVASTASLVNSPTINTPTTLTVSTVMPLTSNSVSNLSFTGTNTASVISTAPVVTTTTSSPSLSPSPTTIQSTHTTESKLGTQSHTILNHVPTSLATTLGTSQVMVASPGLSAALQGAAQLQTSASFAAMAAAAAGLNPGLMASSQFAPGGALLNLTPGGLMSNSTLATIQALASGGAIPITSLDGSNLLFANTSAGNTPNLVTTPLFLNPQNLSLLTSNPVSLVQAGAGGLHVTTDAHHQATTAAVPVQASTITTASKAQ
- the pou2f1b gene encoding POU domain, class 2, transcription factor 1b isoform X5 — translated: MADGGAASQDESSGPDAKVNNQSETTKCAMESGDENTGIQINGLDFQRHTVPTTSAITNAHAQALLQQLTLTPAHQQLLIQQAQAQLLAAAVHSASQQNNGASISASAATPITQLPLSQPIQLAPQLQQQNLSMPQFLLLQPGHPIATPLQSTQFIISQTPQTQQSILQAQSLLTQLPQSQANLLPTQPSITLAPQPATPTRTTAATPIQTLPHSQSPPKRLDTPTLEEPSDLEELEQFAKTFKQRRIKLGFTQGDVGLAMGKLYGNDFSQTTISRFEALNLSFKNMCKLKPLLEKWLNDAENLTSDQALSSPSALGSPMGIEGINRRRKKRTSIETNIRVALEKSFLENQKPTSEEITMIADQLNMEKEVIRVWFCNRRQKEKRINPPSSGNSGGGNPIKTIFTPSSPLVASTASLVNSPTINTPTTLTVSTVMPLTSNSVSNLSFTGTNTASVISTAPVVTTTTSSPSLSPSPTTIQSTHTTESKLGTQSHTILNHVPTSLATTLGTSQVMVASPGLSAALQGAAQLQTSASFAAMAAAAAGLNPGLMASSQFAPGGALLNLTPGGLMSNSTLATIQALASGGAIPITSLDGSNLLFANTSAGNTPNLVTTPLFLNPQNLSLLTSNPVSLVQAGAGGLHVTTDAHHQATTAAVPVQASTITTASKAQ
- the pou2f1b gene encoding POU domain, class 2, transcription factor 1b isoform X3 — protein: MADGGAASQDESSGPDAKVNNQSETTKCAMESGDENTGIQINGLDFQRHTVPTTSAITNAHAQALLQQLTLTPAHQQLLIQQAQAQLLAAAVHSASQQNNGASISASAATPITQLPLSQPIQLAPQLQQQNLSMPQFLLLQPGHPIATPLQSTQFIISQTPQTQQSILQAQSLLTQLPQSQANLLPTQPSITLAPQPATPTRTTAATPIQTLPHSQSPPKRLDTPTLEEPSDLEELEQFAKTFKQRRIKLGFTQGDVGLAMGKLYGNDFSQTTISRFEALNLSFKNMCKLKPLLEKWLNDAVCAENLTSDQALSSPSALGSPMGIEGINRRRKKRTSIETNIRVALEKSFLENQKPTSEEITMIADQLNMEKEVIRVWFCNRRQKEKRINPPSSGNSGGGNPIKTIFTPSSPLVASTASLVNSPTINTPTTLTVSTVMPLTSNSVSNLSFTGTNTASVISTAPVVTTTTSSPSLSPSPTTIQSTHTTESKLGTQSHTILNHVPTSLATTLGTSQVMVASPGLSAALQGAAQLQTSASFAAMAAAAAGLNPGLMASSQFAPGGALLNLTPGGLMSNSTLATIQALASGGAIPITSLDGSNLLFANTSAGNTPNLVTTPLFLNPQNLSLLTSNPVSLVQAGAGGLHVTTDAHHQATTAAVPVQASTITTASKAQ
- the pou2f1b gene encoding POU domain, class 2, transcription factor 1b isoform X1, which codes for MADGGAASQDESSGPDAKVNNQSETTKCAMESGDENTGIQINGLDFQRHTVPTTSAITNAHAQALLQQLTLTPAHQQLLIQQAQAQLLAAAVHSASQQNNGASISASAATPITQLPLSQPIQLAPQLQQQNLSMPQFLLLQPGHPIATPLQSTQFIISQTPQTQQSILQAQSLLTQLPQSQANLLPTQPSITLAPQPATPTRTTAATPIQTLPHSQSPPKRLDTPTLEEPSDLEELEQFAKTFKQRRIKLGFTQGDVGLAMGKLYGNDFSQTTISRFEALNLSFKNMCKLKPLLEKWLNDAVCAENLTSDQALSSPSALGSPMGIEGINRRRKKRTSIETNIRVALEKSFLEQNQKPTSEEITMIADQLNMEKEVIRVWFCNRRQKEKRINPPSSGNSGGGNPIKTIFTPSSPLVASTASLVNSPTINTPTTLTVSTVMPLTSNSVSNLSFTGTNTASVISTAPVVTTTTSSPSLSPSPTTIQSTHTTESKLGTQSHTILNHVPTSLATTLGTSQVMVASPGLSAALQGAAQLQTSASFAAMAAAAAGLNPGLMASSQFAPGGALLNLTPGGLMSNSTLATIQALASGGAIPITSLDGSNLLFANTSAGNTPNLVTTPLFLNPQNLSLLTSNPVSLVQAGAGGLHVTTDAHHQATTAAVPVQASTITTASKAQ